The DNA sequence TTGTTTTGTATTGGGGACTTGTCGCACCGAAAACAGACTTAACATACGTTTTAACGTCTACAGAAGTGTCAACAAGGCCTGTGCCTGCTTTATAAAGTACGTCATTTCTGGCAATGCGGGCATTTACCAAAGGCGCTTCGGCTGTGATAACGGCAGTGTTCTTTGCTTTTAAATCGGTTAAAAGGGTTGTCAGAGCGGTAACCTTTAAATCTGCCTCATTTGGGGCATAAGCTGTAACTGATGTAAGCAGTTTAACCAGTTTGTCTAAGTTGTCAATACGGTTATCGAAGCTCATCTGAGAGGATGATATCTCAGTTACTTCATTTCCGGCTTCGGCTGCAACTTTCTTTTCTTCTTCTGTCATTTTTGGGGTGGCTCTGCGACCTTGCAACTTGCGAACCAGAGTCAATGCGCTTTCGTCAACCTGTGTAGTGGTGTCAGATGCTTTCAACGCGTTGTTTACCCGTGTTATTGACTTGCTTAATGGAGCAAATGCGACATCTCTTGCACTTACCGCGTTCTTGTAGGCAGGTTCGGCAGAATTAACCGCAGCAATCGCTGTTTTGGCCGCAGTTAATTGGGTGTTTAATGCGGGAAGTTTCAGACTTGCTTTTGAAGGATTGTAAGGAGTTCCTAAAGCGGTGATGTTAGCAATTAGTTTTTCATAGTTGGCCACATTCTTTGCATGGCCTGTTTCGGAAGTGGAAGGCATGTGATTAAATTTAAAGGTTAATAATGAATAGAATAACTAACCTAAATTTACAAAACTGTAGTGAAAAGTTAAATACAGTAATGAATTAAATATTAACAGGATATTAACTAAATGCAAATGCGGTTATTTATGAATTTAAATAATTGTGAGAACATGGTTATGACATTCCGTTAATAAAAGTTTCTACAAAATTCAGAACTCTTTTTAAAATTCTATCGCCGAGTGTTTTTCGTTGCAATAAACTGGGCTTTACCCCTTCGATTAAATCTAAAATCTCGTCACGTAGCGGTTCCCTTTCAGCAAACAAATAATCTTCAATGAGTTTTTCTGTTTTGTCGGCTGATAAGTTTTCTTCTTCAACCAATTTGGCAAACGCTTTTTGTTGTTCTTCGCTCCAGAATTTTTCAAAGGCAGGAACAATTTCTTCAGTATCAGTTATCTCAGGGAGATTCTCTTGGATAAATTTTTCAATCAATTCACGTTTGCTCCTTAACGTCTTTTCTGTACTCAGCAAATTGAAAATCTCTTGTTCTACTTTGATGGTGTCTTTTTGTTTCTTCGACTTTAGTTTGATTAAAAGTTGAAGAATATAAGTAACATTGATTTCATCGCGGTGTATCAATTCCAATTCAAAATCAACATCGTCAAGTATAGAAACCTTTTCCTTTTGGTGGTCTGTTTTAACTTTCTGCCATAAATCCAAGTACTTACTTTGAAAATCATTAAAGAGTTTTTCATCAATTTGCAGATCTTCCCATTTGAAGTCTGCAAATGCAGCAAGAATATTTTTAATACGCAGCAAAGCTCTAAATGCCTGTATGAATTTTAATTCATCTTCTTCACTTTCTAAATCATTAACACTATCGGTTGTTGGTGTTATTTTTAAAAGCTCGTCAACCGCTTCATTGAATTTGACAGTATAATCTTCATACGGTTTCATGATGATTACTTCAATAGCTTCTTTGTTGCTAAATAAAGTAATGGCTTCGTCAGTTCGATTTTTAAGGTTTCTAAACGTTACAATATTACCTTGCGATTTCTGTTCGTTTAAAATTCTGTTTGTTCTTGAATAGGCTTGTATTAAACCGTGATATTTCAGGTTTTTATCCAAATACATGGTGTTCAATGTTGGGCTGTCAAAACCTGTGAGGAACATATTTACCACCAATAGAATATCAACTTTCCGTTCCTTTACTTTTTTTGAAATATCGTTGTAGTAATTGTAAAAACTTTCACTGTCCTTGGTGCTGAATTTAGTGTCAAACAGTTTGTTGTAGTCCTCAATAAATTCATCCAATTTTTCACGACTATGGGCTTGCAAACCATATAATGCTTGAGGTTCTTCAACTACAGAAACTTCTTCAGGTAAAAAACCGTTTGCATCGGCATCGTCTTCATTTGCTGCGTAACTAAAAATGGTAGCAATATTCAAATTGTGGCGACCTTCCTCTTTTTTCCGTTTAAAGAGGTCGTAATACTTAATTAGCGTTGGAATTCCACTTGTGCAAAACATAGCTGTAAATTCTTTGCTGTGAGTTTTCCGGTTGTGGTGAGCAATGATGTAATCCGCAATCTTCTCCAAACGGGTTTCATCTTCCATCAACTCTTTGGTGTCAATGTCTTCTACCTCAATGTCAATATTGGTTTCTCGACCATCTTTGTGTTTGTATCTGCCAACGTATTCAACTGAGAATTTCAAAACATTCTCATCTTTTATTGCATCAGTAATTACATATTTGTGCAAACAATCTTCAAATAAATCTTTGGTCGTACGTTTACCAAGTTCATTTTTATTGGCATTGTCGGCAAAAATGGGTGTGCCTGTAAAACCGAACATCTGACAATTGTTGAAAAACTCTTTAATCCGTTTATGTGTTTCGCCAAACTGACTACGGTGACATTCGTCGAAAATGAATATGACCCGTTTGTCTTTCAGTTCAGCCATTTTCTTCTCGTATTTGAGTTTACTTATGGCTGTATTTAGCTTTTGAATGGTAGTTACAATTAGTTTTGAATTTTTGGCTTCACCTTTTTTGTCAACGTAAGTGCCAATAAACTGTTTTACCAGATTACTGGTGTTATCTGTTCCATCGATGCAGCCATCGCTGAAGCTATTGAATTCCCTTGTAGTTTGATAATCCAAATCTTTACGATCAACTACAAAAACAACTTTATCGACTTCGGGCATTCTCATTAATATTTGACTTGCTTTGAACGAAGTCAATGTTTTCCCCGAACCTGTAGTATGCCAAATATAGCCGTTTTTGGTGCTGTTTTTTACCCTTTCGATTAATGCTTCTACGGCATAAAACTGGTAAGGCCGAAGAACCATCGGTATTTTATTTGCTTCGTTTAGTACAATGTATTGACAAATCATTTTGCTGATTTGACAAGGATCTAAAAAAGAAAAAGTAAAACCGTTTAATATATTAGTCAGGCGTTTGTTATTTATATCGGTCCAATAAAAGGTTTGCTTGAAACTTTGGTTGCGGTTATTGGCGTAGTATTTAGTATTTACACCGTTGCTGATAATGAATATTTGAACGTATTGATACAATGCCGAATTTGCACCAAACGAATGTCTGTGGTAACGGTTAATTTGGTTGAACGCTTCTTTCATTTCCAAACCACTTCGTTTTAGTTCAATTTGAACCAAGGGCAACCCATTGATTAGAATGGTCACATCGTAGCGGTTTTTGTATTTACCCTCGATACTTACCTGACTGGTTACTTGAAATTGATTTTGACACCAACCGTTATTGTCGGTTTTTAAATATTCGAAATAAAGATTATCGCCATTATCACGGATAATGTG is a window from the Aquipluma nitroreducens genome containing:
- a CDS encoding type I restriction endonuclease subunit R; this encodes MSKQSEAILEEQLVIQLKMLGYEYALINSEKDLILNLKTQLEKHNGITFSTTEFEKVLNILSKGSVFEKAKTLRQKQHIIRDNGDNLYFEYLKTDNNGWCQNQFQVTSQVSIEGKYKNRYDVTILINGLPLVQIELKRSGLEMKEAFNQINRYHRHSFGANSALYQYVQIFIISNGVNTKYYANNRNQSFKQTFYWTDINNKRLTNILNGFTFSFLDPCQISKMICQYIVLNEANKIPMVLRPYQFYAVEALIERVKNSTKNGYIWHTTGSGKTLTSFKASQILMRMPEVDKVVFVVDRKDLDYQTTREFNSFSDGCIDGTDNTSNLVKQFIGTYVDKKGEAKNSKLIVTTIQKLNTAISKLKYEKKMAELKDKRVIFIFDECHRSQFGETHKRIKEFFNNCQMFGFTGTPIFADNANKNELGKRTTKDLFEDCLHKYVITDAIKDENVLKFSVEYVGRYKHKDGRETNIDIEVEDIDTKELMEDETRLEKIADYIIAHHNRKTHSKEFTAMFCTSGIPTLIKYYDLFKRKKEEGRHNLNIATIFSYAANEDDADANGFLPEEVSVVEEPQALYGLQAHSREKLDEFIEDYNKLFDTKFSTKDSESFYNYYNDISKKVKERKVDILLVVNMFLTGFDSPTLNTMYLDKNLKYHGLIQAYSRTNRILNEQKSQGNIVTFRNLKNRTDEAITLFSNKEAIEVIIMKPYEDYTVKFNEAVDELLKITPTTDSVNDLESEEDELKFIQAFRALLRIKNILAAFADFKWEDLQIDEKLFNDFQSKYLDLWQKVKTDHQKEKVSILDDVDFELELIHRDEINVTYILQLLIKLKSKKQKDTIKVEQEIFNLLSTEKTLRSKRELIEKFIQENLPEITDTEEIVPAFEKFWSEEQQKAFAKLVEEENLSADKTEKLIEDYLFAEREPLRDEILDLIEGVKPSLLQRKTLGDRILKRVLNFVETFINGMS